The following proteins are co-located in the Paludibaculum fermentans genome:
- a CDS encoding TonB-dependent receptor, whose protein sequence is MKMLQWLALSLILALGATSCFGQAAAMNGQIVGTITDPAGSVVPNATVKAVNTGTGFSQSTTTTSSGLYRFNILPLGLYEITVDSAGFSTVKRTGIELNAGVTVTADITLAVKGVASEVVVSAAAPVVDPSRTDQGSTLSSNAITNLPLLSRNPYNFILQQPNVSGRGNTEFGVPRKVNANGFTGRINYQLDGSNNVQSDRAGIRLLPISDTWVQEIQQVNNGFSPEFGNTVGTVFNTITKSGANDLHGEAGYIFRRTPFSARPALLAYNRPTPDVNVDAGFADAGGRLVRDKVFWFGSYEKVKRDLPNTVSATPSDIAALGLPASFADAIPFNQNVTFFMAKVDYQLNASNRLSIRYNGHRNDSPYNNGGGLVLVDRTYNFVDRSHGGAVQLISIISPRMVNEFRMQIPYRAQQQNRFEGTGTGPAITIPGVASFGNSLDVGFNYEETTPEFSDNFSLNLGSHSLKFGASYRGIRDTQVQSTSANYTFPSIAAYLAAKAGTAPKGYTTFVQTVGEPSIKYNSNFTSVYGQDSWKPRANITIIYGLRYDVYSPPSANSSSPYPTSQKFKTDRNNFAPRLGIAWGLGKTVVRASGGIFYDPFQTDTYRKSILNNGTPIFFNISTGPGTSYAPSFPSVFNGVPAGFTLSLQDITTVASDFATLYSANANVSVSRELANNLGFTATYLFTRGNRLPVWRNINLGLTGQTLADGRPIFGGARPNAAYGNVLSAESVGQSSYNGLNLTLNRRLTHGLEVFGTYTWSHAIDDAPEQNNIDSGAFLLSDPTNRRRDRGNALTDRRHAFNANALWTPTASLGNKAVNYLANNNRIALAVVMQKGELFNMGSNRPLNGDASTASTYQRPLFIGRNTLNAPATYEFNLRYSRLFAIGERWKPEFFAETTNIFNHTNVTGINSNATVDTAGNITALPNQAWTSAMDQRLIQFGLKLNF, encoded by the coding sequence ATGAAGATGCTTCAATGGCTCGCTCTGTCCCTAATTCTGGCATTGGGCGCCACCTCCTGCTTCGGTCAGGCGGCCGCCATGAACGGCCAGATCGTCGGCACGATTACTGACCCGGCCGGGTCCGTCGTACCGAATGCCACCGTCAAGGCCGTCAACACCGGCACGGGCTTCAGCCAGTCGACCACCACAACCAGCAGCGGCCTCTACCGCTTCAACATCCTGCCGCTCGGCCTGTATGAGATCACGGTCGATTCGGCCGGCTTCTCCACCGTCAAGCGCACCGGCATCGAACTCAACGCCGGCGTCACGGTGACGGCGGACATCACCCTGGCCGTGAAGGGCGTCGCCTCCGAGGTGGTCGTCTCGGCCGCCGCTCCGGTCGTCGACCCCAGCCGGACAGATCAAGGCAGCACGCTCAGCAGCAATGCCATCACCAACCTGCCGCTGCTCTCCCGCAATCCCTACAACTTCATCCTCCAGCAGCCCAACGTCAGCGGCCGCGGCAACACCGAGTTCGGCGTCCCGCGCAAAGTGAACGCCAACGGCTTCACGGGCCGCATCAACTACCAGCTTGACGGCAGCAACAACGTCCAGAGCGACCGCGCCGGCATCCGCCTGCTGCCCATCTCCGACACCTGGGTGCAGGAGATCCAACAGGTGAACAACGGCTTCTCGCCCGAGTTCGGCAACACCGTAGGGACCGTCTTCAACACGATCACCAAGTCCGGCGCCAACGACCTGCACGGCGAAGCCGGCTACATCTTCCGCCGCACGCCCTTCAGCGCCCGCCCCGCCCTGCTCGCCTACAACCGCCCCACGCCCGATGTGAACGTCGACGCGGGCTTTGCCGATGCCGGCGGCCGCCTGGTGCGCGACAAGGTGTTCTGGTTCGGCTCCTATGAGAAGGTGAAGCGCGACCTGCCCAATACCGTCTCCGCCACCCCCTCCGACATCGCCGCCCTGGGCCTGCCCGCCTCCTTCGCCGACGCCATCCCGTTCAACCAGAACGTGACCTTCTTTATGGCCAAGGTGGACTACCAGCTCAACGCCTCCAACCGCCTGTCCATCCGCTACAACGGCCACCGCAACGACTCGCCGTATAACAACGGCGGCGGCCTGGTGCTGGTCGACCGCACCTACAATTTCGTCGACCGCTCGCACGGCGGCGCCGTCCAGTTGATCTCCATCATCTCCCCGCGCATGGTGAACGAGTTCCGCATGCAGATCCCTTACCGGGCCCAGCAGCAGAACCGCTTCGAGGGGACCGGCACCGGCCCGGCCATCACCATCCCGGGTGTCGCCAGCTTCGGCAACTCGCTGGATGTCGGCTTCAACTACGAAGAGACGACGCCTGAGTTCTCAGACAACTTCAGCCTCAACCTGGGCTCGCACTCGCTGAAGTTCGGGGCCAGCTACCGCGGCATCCGCGATACGCAGGTGCAGAGCACCAGCGCCAACTACACGTTCCCCTCCATCGCCGCCTATCTCGCGGCGAAGGCCGGCACCGCGCCCAAGGGCTACACGACATTCGTCCAGACCGTGGGTGAGCCGTCCATCAAGTACAACTCCAACTTCACCAGCGTCTATGGCCAGGACAGTTGGAAGCCGCGCGCCAACATCACGATCATCTACGGCCTGCGCTACGACGTGTACTCGCCGCCCTCGGCCAACAGCAGCTCGCCCTACCCCACCTCGCAGAAGTTCAAGACCGACCGCAACAACTTCGCTCCGCGCCTGGGCATCGCCTGGGGCCTCGGCAAGACCGTGGTGCGCGCCAGCGGCGGCATCTTCTACGACCCGTTCCAGACCGACACCTACCGCAAGTCGATCCTGAACAACGGCACGCCCATCTTCTTCAACATCAGCACCGGCCCCGGCACCTCGTATGCTCCGTCGTTCCCCAGCGTCTTCAACGGCGTTCCGGCCGGCTTCACCCTGTCGCTGCAGGACATCACCACCGTGGCCTCCGACTTCGCCACGCTCTACTCCGCCAACGCGAACGTGAGCGTCAGCCGTGAGCTCGCCAACAATCTGGGCTTCACCGCCACTTACCTCTTCACCCGGGGCAACCGCCTGCCCGTGTGGCGCAACATCAATCTCGGCCTCACCGGCCAGACTCTGGCGGACGGCCGCCCGATCTTCGGCGGAGCCCGCCCCAACGCCGCCTACGGCAACGTGCTCTCGGCCGAGTCAGTGGGCCAGTCCAGCTACAACGGCCTGAACCTCACCCTAAACCGGCGCCTGACGCACGGCCTGGAGGTCTTCGGGACCTACACCTGGTCGCATGCCATCGACGACGCTCCGGAGCAGAACAACATCGATAGCGGCGCCTTCCTGCTGTCGGATCCCACCAACCGCCGCCGCGATCGTGGCAACGCCTTGACCGACCGCCGCCACGCCTTCAACGCGAATGCGCTCTGGACCCCGACCGCCAGCCTGGGCAACAAGGCCGTGAACTACCTGGCGAACAACAACCGCATCGCCCTGGCCGTCGTGATGCAGAAGGGCGAACTGTTCAACATGGGCAGCAACCGCCCCCTGAACGGCGACGCGTCCACCGCCAGCACCTACCAGCGCCCGCTGTTCATCGGCCGCAACACGCTCAACGCACCCGCGACCTATGAGTTCAACCTGCGCTACTCCCGGCTCTTCGCCATCGGCGAGCGCTGGAAGCCCGAGTTCTTTGCCGAGACGACGAACATCTTCAACCACACCAACGTCACCGGCATCAACAGCAACGCCACGGTGGATACGGCCGGCAACATCACGGCCCTGCCGAACCAGGCATGGACCTCAGCCATGGACCAGCGCCTGATCCAGTTTGGCCTCAAGCTGAACTTCTAG
- a CDS encoding efflux RND transporter periplasmic adaptor subunit, whose translation MQRKQTACGPGAGLYLILGTALLALAGCSAKSATAVASAPAAPVRVAAAIVQSMPVELRTIGSVEAFITITVKSQVGGVLNKVHFTEGDAVRTGQLLFQIDTRPFEQAVRQAEASLARDQALLKQTEATLAKDQAQHKYYEAQAKRYEELAKEGVFSKEQADQTRTEASARMEAVRADQATLESIGATLRADQATLDRAKLDLAYCSIRSPIDGRTGSILVKQGNLVKATDVELVTIRQIQPVYVTFSIAEKNVSNLRSKMGAGQLLVKVAEQGSKETPVEGALAFIENTVDEATGTLKLKAKFANSAAKFWPGQILDVTLRLSEKPNSVVVPSKSLQTGQSGDFVYVMKADNTVEMRTVKVGARSGDLVAVESGVEAGEQVVTEGQLRLTSGSKVRLLS comes from the coding sequence ATGCAACGGAAACAAACCGCCTGCGGCCCTGGGGCCGGACTCTATCTGATTTTAGGAACAGCCCTGCTGGCGCTGGCCGGATGCTCGGCCAAGAGCGCAACAGCGGTGGCCTCGGCTCCGGCGGCTCCGGTGCGCGTGGCCGCGGCAATCGTGCAAAGCATGCCGGTGGAGCTGCGGACCATAGGCAGCGTCGAAGCGTTCATCACGATCACGGTGAAGTCCCAGGTGGGCGGGGTGTTGAACAAAGTCCACTTCACTGAGGGCGATGCGGTCCGGACCGGGCAACTGCTGTTCCAGATCGACACCCGGCCGTTCGAGCAGGCGGTGCGGCAGGCGGAGGCGAGCCTGGCCCGCGACCAGGCGCTGCTGAAGCAGACTGAGGCCACGCTGGCCAAGGATCAGGCCCAGCACAAATACTACGAAGCGCAGGCCAAGCGGTATGAGGAGCTGGCCAAGGAGGGCGTGTTCTCGAAGGAGCAGGCCGACCAGACGCGGACGGAAGCGTCGGCGCGGATGGAAGCCGTTCGAGCCGACCAGGCCACCCTGGAGAGCATCGGCGCCACGCTGCGGGCGGACCAGGCGACGCTGGATCGCGCGAAGCTCGACCTGGCGTACTGCAGCATCAGGTCGCCCATCGACGGTCGGACGGGCAGCATCCTCGTCAAGCAGGGGAACCTCGTGAAGGCCACCGATGTGGAGCTGGTGACGATCCGGCAGATCCAACCGGTGTATGTGACGTTCTCCATTGCAGAGAAGAACGTGAGCAACCTGCGGTCGAAGATGGGGGCGGGCCAGTTGCTGGTGAAGGTGGCCGAGCAGGGTTCGAAGGAGACTCCGGTGGAGGGGGCGCTGGCGTTCATCGAGAACACGGTGGATGAGGCCACGGGCACCCTCAAGTTGAAGGCGAAGTTCGCGAACAGCGCGGCCAAGTTCTGGCCGGGCCAGATCCTGGACGTGACGCTGCGCCTGTCCGAGAAGCCGAACTCGGTCGTGGTGCCGTCGAAGAGCCTGCAGACGGGGCAGTCCGGCGATTTCGTCTACGTCATGAAGGCAGACAACACGGTGGAGATGCGGACGGTCAAAGTGGGCGCGCGCAGCGGGGACCTGGTGGCGGTGGAGAGTGGTGTGGAAGCAGGTGAACAGGTAGTGACCGAAGGGCAGCTGCGGTTGACCTCGGGCTCGAAAGTGAGGCTGCTGTCATGA
- a CDS encoding thiolase family protein encodes MKKIYIAAFHTSKFGKLLGQTVPGILANAVTGACQSIGVEAAALDVASVGAACNFSLNEQGLLSGLLAMVPGLESKPMEAVENACASGGQAVLSVIQKLQLGMGETGIAVGYEKMRDAEGKMDGKLIGKVLGYFSHPDERAGKTFVFPHIFAEVMQSYMAEYGVAEEHLAQIAVEEYANAKFNPYAQMSKVQITLAQAMAIEGINRYVVDGLPLKTYDCSQITDGYAALILATEEGLARLDVAKADCVEIAGWGQATDPLKKEGRDVLRPAGARRAMNTAYAMSGLGPADVNVAEVHDCFTVMGALGTEVIGKAAPGKGAQYWVDGKARPDGECGINTSGGLIAKGHPIGATGIAMIGWSAWQLLGKVPAELQVRNARAAATFNIGGPICASVCTVLKPV; translated from the coding sequence ATGAAGAAGATCTATATAGCCGCGTTTCATACCTCCAAGTTCGGGAAGCTGCTGGGCCAGACCGTTCCTGGGATCCTCGCCAACGCTGTGACAGGCGCTTGCCAGTCGATCGGCGTGGAAGCAGCGGCCCTGGATGTCGCCTCGGTCGGCGCGGCCTGCAACTTCTCCTTGAATGAGCAGGGGCTGTTGTCGGGCCTGCTGGCCATGGTGCCCGGCCTGGAGAGCAAGCCGATGGAGGCTGTCGAGAACGCCTGCGCCTCCGGCGGCCAGGCCGTCCTCTCCGTCATCCAGAAGCTGCAACTGGGCATGGGCGAGACCGGCATCGCCGTGGGCTATGAGAAGATGCGCGACGCCGAGGGCAAGATGGACGGCAAGCTCATCGGCAAGGTGCTGGGCTACTTCTCCCACCCGGACGAGCGGGCCGGGAAGACGTTCGTGTTCCCGCACATCTTCGCCGAGGTCATGCAGAGCTACATGGCCGAGTACGGCGTGGCCGAGGAGCACCTGGCCCAGATCGCGGTGGAAGAGTACGCCAACGCCAAGTTCAACCCATACGCCCAAATGAGCAAGGTGCAGATCACGCTGGCGCAGGCGATGGCGATCGAGGGTATCAACCGCTATGTCGTGGACGGCCTGCCGTTGAAGACCTATGACTGTTCGCAGATCACCGACGGCTATGCGGCGCTGATCCTGGCGACCGAGGAAGGACTGGCCCGTCTAGATGTCGCCAAGGCCGATTGCGTCGAGATCGCCGGCTGGGGCCAGGCCACGGATCCGTTGAAGAAGGAAGGACGCGATGTCCTGCGTCCGGCCGGAGCGCGCCGCGCCATGAACACCGCCTATGCGATGTCGGGTCTGGGTCCGGCTGACGTCAACGTGGCCGAAGTACACGACTGCTTCACGGTGATGGGGGCGCTGGGGACGGAAGTGATTGGGAAGGCGGCGCCGGGCAAGGGCGCCCAGTACTGGGTGGACGGCAAGGCGCGGCCGGATGGCGAGTGCGGCATCAACACGTCGGGCGGGTTGATCGCCAAGGGACACCCGATCGGAGCGACGGGCATTGCCATGATCGGTTGGAGCGCCTGGCAGTTGTTGGGGAAGGTCCCTGCGGAGTTGCAGGTAAGGAATGCGCGGGCGGCGGCCACGTTCAATATCGGCGGGCCCATCTGCGCTTCAGTCTGTACTGTCCTGAAGCCGGTCTAG
- a CDS encoding efflux RND transporter permease subunit, with protein MNFSEIFIRRPVATTLLMLAIALFGSVAYQALPVSDLPNVDFPTLMVSASLPGANPETMASAVATPLERQFSTIAGLDSMTSSNSLGVTSVTLQFDMSRELDGAAQDVQAAIAQASPLLPAGMPTPPTFRKVNPADQPVIFLALSSKSMPLYQMNEFADTMMAQRISMVSGVAQVQVFGSQKYAVRVQVSPREMNARGIGIDEVEAAIRKHNVNLPTGTLYGPDRMLTVQATGQLTSAEAYKPLVVAYKNGAPVRLEELATVFDSVEEDKIASWFNTHEKSNRAIVLAVQRQPGTNAMEVANSVRELLPSFRLQLPPAAMLDVLYDRSDTIRESFVDIQFTMALTLALVVMVIFLFLRKLSATVIPSLALPFSLIGTFSVMYLCGYSLDNLSLMALILAIGFVVDDAIVMLENIVRHMEDGEGPMEAALNGSREVGFTIVSMTISLAAVFIPLLFMGGILGRLFREFSVTIVVAILISGVVSVTLTPMLCSRFLRAHRLGEEGWFYRTTERFFDWMLHVYDVTLQWTLRRRALTLAFSFVILVATGWLFLQVPKGFIPSEDTSQILAITEAAQGASHLEMMETQKKLAEIVRNDPNVESFMSSVGGGSANISLGGPNFGRMFMHLKPRHERALSADELIESFRPRLNNMTGMRVFLQNPPVIRVGGTLSKSLYQFTLLGTNIDELYKSSQAFEKEVAKLPALMDVTSDLQIRSPQMTVQIERDRAAKFDVTPEQIETALFNAYGPRWISTIYAPNNQYRVLMEVDRAYQSDPSFMSRLYVKSGKGELVPLDSLARLEPSAGPQTINHYGQLPAVTVSFNLRPGMSLGNAVDQIEELSRTHLPATITTIFQGTAQAFQKSMKNLGILLLLAVVVVYIVLGVLYESFIHPLTILSGLPSAGFGALLTLWLFKLDLNIYSYVGLILLIGIVKKNAIMQIDFALEAERHHGKAPLEAIYEGCLVRFRPIMMTTMAALLGALPIAFGYGAGGEARRPLGLCVVGGLVFSQVVTLYLTPVVYTYLAGLQARFQRRGSVATGSLAGAAAD; from the coding sequence ATGAACTTCTCAGAGATCTTCATCCGCCGGCCCGTCGCCACGACGCTGCTGATGCTGGCGATTGCGCTGTTCGGATCCGTGGCTTACCAGGCGCTGCCGGTGAGCGACCTGCCGAACGTCGATTTCCCCACTCTGATGGTGAGCGCCAGCCTGCCGGGCGCGAATCCGGAGACCATGGCGTCGGCCGTGGCGACTCCGCTGGAACGGCAGTTCTCGACCATTGCCGGCCTGGATTCGATGACTTCGTCGAACTCGCTGGGCGTGACCAGCGTGACCCTGCAGTTCGACATGAGCCGTGAACTGGATGGAGCCGCGCAGGACGTACAGGCGGCGATTGCCCAGGCGTCTCCGCTGCTGCCGGCGGGCATGCCGACTCCGCCGACGTTCCGCAAGGTGAATCCGGCCGATCAGCCGGTGATCTTCCTGGCGTTGAGCTCGAAGTCGATGCCGTTGTACCAGATGAACGAGTTCGCCGATACGATGATGGCCCAGCGCATCTCGATGGTGAGCGGCGTGGCGCAGGTGCAGGTGTTCGGGTCGCAGAAGTATGCGGTGCGCGTGCAGGTGAGTCCGCGGGAGATGAACGCGAGGGGCATCGGGATCGACGAAGTGGAGGCCGCCATCCGGAAGCACAACGTGAACCTGCCGACAGGCACGCTGTACGGGCCGGATCGCATGCTGACGGTGCAGGCGACGGGCCAGTTGACGTCGGCCGAGGCGTACAAGCCGCTGGTGGTGGCGTATAAGAACGGCGCTCCGGTGCGGCTGGAAGAGCTGGCCACGGTCTTCGACAGCGTGGAAGAGGACAAGATCGCGTCCTGGTTCAACACGCACGAGAAGAGCAACCGGGCGATTGTCCTGGCGGTGCAGAGGCAGCCGGGCACGAATGCGATGGAGGTGGCGAACTCCGTGCGGGAGTTGCTGCCGTCGTTCCGGCTGCAACTGCCTCCGGCGGCCATGCTGGACGTGCTCTACGACCGCTCCGACACGATTCGCGAGTCATTTGTGGATATCCAGTTCACCATGGCGCTGACCCTGGCGCTGGTGGTGATGGTGATCTTCCTGTTCCTACGCAAGCTCTCGGCGACGGTGATCCCGAGCCTGGCGCTGCCGTTCTCGCTGATCGGCACGTTCTCAGTGATGTACCTGTGCGGCTACAGCCTGGACAACCTGTCGCTGATGGCGCTCATCCTGGCGATCGGGTTCGTGGTGGACGATGCGATCGTGATGCTCGAGAACATCGTGCGGCACATGGAGGACGGCGAGGGACCGATGGAGGCGGCGCTGAACGGGTCGCGCGAAGTCGGCTTCACCATCGTGTCGATGACCATTTCGCTGGCGGCCGTGTTCATCCCGCTGCTGTTCATGGGCGGCATCCTTGGCCGGCTGTTCCGCGAGTTTTCGGTGACGATCGTCGTGGCGATCCTGATCTCCGGTGTGGTGTCGGTGACACTGACCCCGATGCTGTGCAGCCGGTTCCTGCGGGCTCACCGGCTGGGCGAGGAGGGCTGGTTCTACCGGACGACGGAGCGCTTTTTCGACTGGATGCTGCATGTCTATGACGTGACCCTGCAGTGGACGCTGCGGCGGCGCGCGCTGACCCTGGCCTTCTCGTTCGTCATCCTGGTCGCGACGGGTTGGCTGTTCCTGCAGGTGCCGAAGGGCTTCATTCCCAGCGAGGACACCAGCCAGATTCTAGCGATTACCGAGGCGGCGCAGGGCGCTTCCCACCTGGAGATGATGGAGACCCAGAAGAAGCTGGCCGAGATCGTGCGGAACGATCCCAATGTCGAGTCGTTCATGTCGAGCGTGGGCGGCGGCAGCGCCAACATCAGCCTGGGCGGACCGAACTTCGGGCGTATGTTCATGCACCTGAAGCCGCGCCATGAGCGCGCGTTGAGCGCCGATGAACTGATCGAGTCGTTCCGGCCGCGGCTGAACAACATGACTGGGATGCGGGTGTTCCTACAGAATCCGCCGGTGATCCGCGTGGGCGGCACGCTCTCCAAGAGCCTGTACCAGTTCACACTACTGGGCACGAATATCGACGAGCTGTACAAGAGCAGCCAGGCCTTCGAGAAGGAAGTGGCGAAGCTGCCGGCGCTGATGGATGTGACCAGCGACTTACAGATCCGCAGTCCGCAGATGACGGTGCAGATTGAGCGGGACCGGGCAGCCAAGTTCGATGTGACGCCGGAGCAGATCGAGACCGCGCTGTTCAATGCGTATGGGCCGCGCTGGATCTCGACGATCTACGCTCCGAACAACCAATACCGGGTGCTGATGGAGGTCGACCGGGCGTACCAATCGGATCCGTCGTTCATGTCGCGGCTGTATGTGAAGTCGGGCAAGGGCGAACTGGTGCCATTGGATTCGCTGGCGCGGCTGGAGCCTTCGGCGGGTCCGCAGACGATCAATCACTACGGGCAGTTGCCGGCGGTGACGGTGTCGTTCAACCTGCGGCCGGGCATGTCGCTGGGCAACGCCGTGGACCAGATTGAGGAGCTGTCGCGGACGCATCTGCCGGCCACGATTACCACCATATTCCAAGGCACGGCGCAGGCGTTCCAGAAGTCGATGAAGAACCTGGGCATCCTGCTGCTGCTGGCCGTGGTCGTGGTGTACATCGTGCTGGGTGTTCTGTATGAAAGCTTCATCCATCCGCTGACGATTCTGTCGGGCCTGCCGTCGGCCGGCTTCGGGGCGTTGCTGACGCTGTGGTTGTTCAAGCTGGACTTGAACATTTACTCGTATGTGGGGCTGATCCTGCTGATCGGCATCGTGAAGAAGAACGCCATTATGCAGATCGACTTCGCGCTGGAGGCGGAGCGGCATCATGGGAAGGCACCGCTGGAGGCGATCTACGAGGGCTGCCTGGTGCGGTTCCGGCCGATCATGATGACGACCATGGCTGCCTTGCTGGGCGCGCTGCCGATCGCGTTTGGCTATGGCGCGGGCGGCGAGGCCCGGCGGCCGCTGGGGTTGTGCGTGGTGGGCGGACTGGTGTTCTCGCAGGTGGTGACGCTGTATCTGACTCCGGTGGTGTATACGTACCTGGCGGGGTTGCAGGCGAGGTTCCAGCGGAGAGGGTCAGTCGCTACGGGGAGTCTGGCTGGGGCCGCGGCGGACTAA